In the Eretmochelys imbricata isolate rEreImb1 chromosome 20, rEreImb1.hap1, whole genome shotgun sequence genome, ctgccctggctgCACGCGTGATGCTCCGTCTGTCTCCCACACACCATGCCTCCTGCACCTGAAACAGGTCTGCCCTTCGGCCTCATGGTGCAGGGGATCATTAACCTCACCCCTGCTGTGAGCTTTGCCTGGGGGGCCTGGTGGGCAGGGCTCCCGCCTGCCTGGCGTGGGTAGCACCACAGAGCAGGGAAGCCTAGGGGCTGGGGGACATGTGGGGCAGCGATGCTGTGCAGACAGACTGGCTCAGCCAGCAGTGATGCGGGGGGTGGGTCCTGAGACTCAGCACTCACCCTTCGCATGCCCAGGGGGGCCAGCCCTTATGCTtggcctgagcccccccacccgtGACAGACATGGCCTTTCCCAGCACCCGCAGTACCTGGTGTGACACGGCACCTCAGAGTAGCATCCTGGACCCCAcatgtgacgatgtgactcagcagggaggggggagtgttgacctgggaatgggagacctgagagcctgtcacctgagccaggagggggaggaggaggggacacCTTTGCccgggaatgtgaacagaggctgcaggagggagcctgctgggtgggtttagtttttcaggttggggctgggtggaggaacacagggaaccccagggctgggatctaagctccctgctcctccagaaggacgtgattgaggggtcctggttgtacccacaagctctgttgtggactgtgttcctgttgtctaataaaccttctgttttactggctggctgagagtctcagtggatcccaggaagaggggtgcagggcctggactcccccacactccgtgacaccacATATCCCCCAGTCTTGTAATGAGGATCTGTGGTGTACTAAGCACGCCTGGTGAGGTGTCATTGAACATTAATAACCTGTTGGATTGTACGTGTTGTCACTGCATGCGAGGGTCTGACACGCtgctgtgtgtgttactgaaatccCCTGTGAGGCTGCgaacacccacagccagcctttcaggtacaagggagcagccagacagcagttaatggctcatcaacacccATCAAGGAAGGAATCCACCGTCCTAGAGACTGTGTGCAACGGAGACGCCTGACCAACGGGGACTGACCAACTCCCACCTCACTGCATAGACCTTTCCAGCACGCTGGAGGGAAGTGACTgtcatcacttggcctcactcccctcacaactcaacacctggaaacacggCTGGAGGCAAAGACCGAACTGGGGGAGGATGgtcccagcctgtgtattgaggatCTGTGACCTGTTTGTACCATCGGTCAGGGTGAGACATGGCTTGAGTCATCTCCTGCTTAGCTTGCAGAACTTggactgcaaatttatttttgtttcttaagtAACCCACTCTGATCTCTACGCTTGGTACTTGTAATCACTTGAATCTCTCTCTGTGCAGTTAATAAATCTGCTTTATATTTTACCTACAACAGGGTGTTTTGGTTGAAgagcttgggaaatctcagctcactttacaaaggctggtgcgcGTCCTCGCCACATCGAGGGAGGGGcggactgggtaatgaacttacgctggccaggcttctgaccagggcaagacagaACAGCTCTGGGGTGCACGGCTGGggaggaattggctggagccttcTGTTGTTGGTTCAAGTGACTGGGAGATCGTTCGTGTACCGCAGCTGGGCGTGTCCCTGcttgtggatggctgtgtaaatgcagtgcctgtcagaggctGGTAACTTGACAACAGCATCACAGGGTAAGAGGGGAGACCCCAGGCTGCTCAATCAGCAGTCACACAGCAGAGTCTCTCTGGGCTCAACACTCCCACAatccaggctgcaccccggggacACCGTCACACCTGGACAAACCCAGCTCCATCCGCGGCAGCCCCAAGGGCCAGACCAGTCCTCGCTCCCGCGCTGgctgctcctggcctgcagccccagcacagcACACGGGTTGCGTGGCCACATGCCACATGCAGGGCGAGGGGTGAGGCCCCCCCGGGGACTGCGCTCCTGCtcgcttcctcccctcccccagtttaggGTAAACCCTTCGGGCAAAAGGAAAACACCCCCCTGGGCTGGCAGCCCCTGCCCGGAACGCTGAGCTCGGGCGCCCTGGCGCCCCAGCCccacagaaggcaggacaagCCAGCACCAGGCAGTGCAAGAGCGGCAGCTCTTTAATGGCCGTGCATCGGCAGGATGGGCTGTTTAACAGTCAtgctcccagcaagcaggagaaggcagcccccccccccgccccccccaagggCACGGCCCAGCCTCTCTCCTGTCCACCGGGCAGCGAACAGTCACTTCCAAGCCACTTTGCGGCCCCCAGCTGCATTGTGGGAGGGCAGCGGGAAGCTGCCTCGGTGCCAGTCCCCTTTCCGCATGCGCTCAGTGGGGCCAACTCACTCAACGAGCTAGCTGCCCAAGAGGCCTCCCTGCGGCGGGCGCCGTCCCTCGGGGCTAGGGGAAGTCGCTGTAGGGCAGCCGGAAGGGGTACAGGGCGGTGTAGCGGGAGTCATGCCACAGCAGCTTCTCCTCCAGGAAGGCGAGCGTGTCCAGCGTGAGCACCAGCGTCTCGTGCTTGAGCATACTGTGCACATTGAGACCTGCGAGAGACCCAGGGCGGGGTCAAGGCgtgcccagcccagccagacTCTGGGCGGTGCAGGGTAGCCCAGCACTCCCTGCCCACATGGCAACTCCTGCGATGGTTCCTGACCCCTGCGGACTTCCTCCCCTCTCTGGCTCTGCACATTGTTGTGTGCTGACATAcagtccccactccccaccccagagccagctgcatctCAACACCAGGCCAGGGATCCCTCTATAAACAGCCTCcacgccccagcccagagccagctgcatctCAGTGGGTGAGGggattctccccccacccacgcCGGGATGAGAGTCATGGAGGGCTGGTGCTTGCGGTACTGCAGGCGGGGGACGAGGTGAGGGCCAGGAATACGAACTCCCCTTACAGGGCAGTatgcagcagggagggaaggCACCGCGTCCCGCAGGCCAGGGCTCTCGTGAACACCCCCAGCCTGGGCCACTCTGGGAGGCCAGCGTGGTGACTTTGAGGGGCCGCCCCCTCCAGCACTCACCTAGGGCTGGCACCAGCGTGATGGTTTTCAGGCTGGCTGCTGCCTTCATGATGTTCTCTGGCATCTTGTTGctggaacagaggcagagaaggaATCGtgagctcagccccaggctgccccGGGGACTCCCCCCCCATGCCCGAGACCCTCCTCCAGGCTGCAAGCAGGGCCTGGAGCGCCGACGCCAGCCGGGTGCACTGGCACGGGGCAGCAAGGAGACCAGTCCCCACTTCTCTTGGGGAAGGCTGCGAGTGCtacccccagaccccacccctgcagcgCTCCCAGATCTcttgccagcagggggcgctcttcCCCAGCGCTCTCCTCTCCCGCCAGGCCCCCAGATCGCGCCCTCTGCTGGGTGTCTGGGATTTACGGTTCTCCTTGGCGGAGGCCAGAGAAGGAGGCGCtgcatctccccccacccactcccactcACACGTCGACAATCAGCACGGACTGGCCCCAGTGCCTGTATTGCGCTAGGTCTGCCAGGTACTGGGGGTCACAGGTCGGCATGTCCAGGCCATCCACAATGTGCAGGTTGTCCTGGAAACACAAAACACACTCGGTACCTTTCAGCTGCTTTACCCCCCTGCCACCATCCCCCGGAACCAGGGTGACCCCCGCATCCCCACTCCAAGCCAGCTGAGGCCCTTCCCATCCCTGAGCCAGCCAGACCCACCCCCTTCAGCTGGCTAGGAAAGGACCTTCTAGGAAGGGGTCACAATCCCTCAACCTCCTAGTTACCAAGTGACCAGAACGCCTGGCAACAGGGCCCTGCATCTGGCTGAATGAGATCCTGGGGACCCCAGCCCACCCCTCTTCTATCTGTGAGCAAGCCAAGGGATTGTACACACAACAGGCCAGGGCAAGAGCAggggccagaacccaggagtcctggttcccagtcccccTGCCCAATCTAACCCAGTCCCATAGCCAGggacagaagccaggagtcccaGTTCCTATTCCCCCCCGATCTAACCCAGTCCCATAGCtcgggacagaacccaggagtcctggcactccacccacccacccacccacactaaCAAGCCCAGCGGCCCACGAGGGCCCTGTACACAGACAGTCGCACACGCGCTACCTGCATGAGCTTGGCCGTCAGCGCCACCTTGAGGCCCAAGACCCGCACTTTCATGGGCAGCATGTAGTAGTAGCTGGTGGGGCCCCTGGGGCCATGGATGATGCCGCCTGGAAGGGAGAGGCAGCGGGAGGTCAGGAGGGATCAGTGCCCGGAGGCGGGGGCTAGGAGGCTGCATTCTATATGGCTAGGAGGCCACCTCAGATTCAGGGGCACAACAGGCTCTGCCCTgagcagcccccctgctcccacaCTGCCCTGCACTGACTCCCCATCCAGGGAGCCCGGCCCggcgccccgccccctgctgaaCCCACACGCACTGCGGCAGCGCCCCCAGGCAGCACCAGTCATGGGCTCCGTGGCCCCGTCTGCGCCCTGGCACACGAACAGGAGCAGGGCCCAGAGTCACGCAGCTTCCGGGGCCCTGTCTCCGTttgccccctgcccctcacccgGCGTCAGGGTCAGGCCGGCCTCTGCCCAGGTGGGGGCAGAACACACGAGGACTGGGAGCCACTCACCACCGCGCCAGAGGGGGGAGCGGATGCTGCCGTGCCTGGCCCGGCCGCTGCCCTTCTGCGCCCAGGGCTTCTTGCCGCCACCGCGCACCTCCGCTCGCGTCTTCACCTTGGCATAGCTCTGAAAGGAGAGTGCGGGTCAGAGCGCCCAGCGGGAGTGAGCACCTCGGACCCGCCTGACCCAACACGCCCCCACTcaatgggggaaactgaggcacaggggaggGACTCATCCGACGCCACACAGAGACGGGGATTGAACCCAAGAGTCCCGACTCCTAGGCCCCcacctctaaccactagatcctgCTCCCTCCtggtgctgggaacagaacccaggtgtcacTGGCCTGTGGGCACTCTCCAGCCCCCTCCTCAGACTGAGAAGCTGTCATTCCTCTCAGGTCCCCACCCCTTGGCTCTGTACACACTCACTATCCTCTTGTAGTTCCTCTGCCAGACTGCGACCGAGTGCAGAATGTCGACCCTGCAGAGGGAAAGCacagagagcagggggttggcacAGGCTGGGCTGAGTGTCTGGGGAGCACGCAGCAGGGGGCAGAGCGGCAGCTTAACAAGCAACATTGGGGAGCGAACACCCCAGGGTTTCAGGATTTCTCTCTGCTCTGGGTTGAAATTAGCCCTGGCCAAAGGGACcggctcagcagccctggggacAGGATCCCTGTGTTTAAGCTCAAGGCCGGCACTTGGGTGATCCCCTGGGGGGGCCGAGAGCAGTTCTGTCCCCATTGTTCAGTTTGGCTGGCTTTATCTCAGCGCAAAGGTGactgtggggcccaggccagaAAACAGCTTTGAGACAACAACACCTTCAGATCGGTGCTGACTTGGGGCCGGATCAGAGCCAGcacccctagaggggaaaggccccatgtcccatcccctgtccccctgagccagccagcccccctccACCTTGGGGCCAGTTTGGAGCCTGACTTCCCTAAAGTGGAATGGTCCCGTATCCCGTTCCCTGCCCCATTTCCCCTGTGCTGGGGCTGAATTGGAGCTGGTGTCCCCTTAAGTGGAATGGTCCCGTGTCCCATTTGCCCAAccccctctgagccagccaggcccccAGGTCGTTTGTCCAAAGCTGGACTTTGGTTACAGCAGCAACAGTAACAAAATCCTCTCTCCCTGTGTTGCCACGGCTCATTCGTCCTTAACCCAGACACTCCCCGGGCTGACGACGCGTCTCTGAACCGTACCGGGGCATTACTGCAAAGACATCGGGATGCAGGTCTGCTAGGCCCACATGTCTGTCATCGTAGTGCCTCAGGGACTCCACCCAGGCCTGCATGGCTGTGCGGTGAGAGGGGATTGCAAGGCGGCAATCCCGGAGGACAGGGGCGCTGGAGGTCATCGGGGGCGGCTTTTCTAGGGGACACAAACAAAAGAGGTCTGAGCAGCCACTGCAGAGCCCGCATGCTTTGTGCAGCCACAAGCAgatcacagcagcctctggccaggAATAACTGGCCCATTTTCAGCCCAGGGTACGTGATGGTCACAGTCCGTCCCGGTTAAACTGATCATCCCTGATTGACAACACATAACAAATCACTCTGCTAAGGCAGGTAGCAGAGGCCAGGTGCTCTTCTTCAGCAGAACCACAACCCACTGCATAATTCAACTCCAACAGCCAGCCAGGcaccatcacacacacagcaAAGCAGACAACAGAGCGCCAGAGCAACACTGGCTCTCTGGCCACCCTACGCTCGCTGGCCAGAGCTACCAAACACACCCAAGAGCACAGTCTACCTGCAACAGTGACCAGGCAGCACCTGGATCTAGTGGCGAGGGCACAGGGCAGAGACACAGGAGACCTATTCCCACCGCTGCCCAGCTGGGTGACCAAGGGCAAGTCCCTTCGCccctctgcgcctcagtttcccctcttgcctttgtctgtttagaccaGGGGCAATCAATAGACGGACTGCAGGCTAAATCTGGACCGCCAGATGCTtctgaatggaccccaaaatctttttatttacttattatcatgaTTGTTATGTTTGAATTATTTtatctggagtctggaccttgactatatctTGAACAAGAAACGTGGACCGTGACAACAAATAATTGACCACCCCggtagactgtgagctctttggggcaggggaacACCTCTCACTCTGAGTCTGCGCAGCGCCCGGCACGTTGTGGGCCCCGACCCTCTGTCAGGGGCCTTTGCGGTGCCCATCACCGCAAGGGCCCTGAACCACAGTCAGGGTCTccgggtgctactgtaatacaaataaacaacagtacaaactccccacccccaccccgccatcAGAGGATGAGCTGACCTCTAACGGAGGTTTGGAAGACACTTCCCCTGGGGGGCGGTTATCCCACTGCTACTTCCTGCAGggtcccccaccctgcagcagccagtgctgtCCACTGTCAGACCCAGGAGACTAATCCAGCCGGCTCCCCTGGCCTGTTCCAGCCGTCTGGGTCTTGCGCAATCCCTGCACTTCTGTTTCTCATGGCACCTGCGATATCATCTCAAACCCGGCCACCACACAGAGTCCGGGCACAGGAACCGCAGAGGCAGGATTTTAGAACCACGAACGGCACTCACCCGCCTGGGATGCGGCATCCTGCAGACGTGGGGAGGTTGCGGGAGCCTCGGGATGCCCCGGCTGGCCAGACACGGTGGACAGAGCCTTGGAGAGGAAGGAAAgacaaggggagggaggagtcaaGCACAGAGCAGCGAGGGGAACGGCGCAGCGGTGGGAGTCGCACGTCGCACTGGTGCGGCCCCAGGCACCCTGCTCCAACGCTGCGCTGCCAGGGCCACCCTGGTCCCGGCGAGGGGGAAATCGCACCCCTCGGCCCCACAGCTGCTGTCCTTGGAGCAGCGGGGGTTGCCTGCCGTGTACGCTGCCCCTACAGGAGGGGGCTGCCAGCAGGGCCGGTCCCCGGCTGGCAGAACTGGACCAGCGCAGAGTTTGAACCCCGCACTGGAGGACTTCGCTACCCCGCCGGAGAGGGaggctcggggcggggggcgcAAAGgggcagccccctcctccccgcccgcGGGGCGacgccctgccctctgccccccacagggcCCCATCACCCCCGAGCGCCCTCTGACCTTTGACCCCgagagccctctgccccacacagGACCCCGTCACCCCTGAGCACCCTCTGACCTCTTCCCTTTGACCCCCACAGGGCCCTTTGACCCTGAGTGCCCTATGCCCCCCACAGGACCCCGTCACCCTCGAGCGCCCTCTGACCTTTGACCCCgagtgccctctgccccccacaggaccccGTCACCCCTGAGCACCCTCTGACCTCTTCCCTTTGACCCCCACAGGGCCCTTTGACCCCGAGTGCCCTATGCCCCCCACAGGACCCCGTCACCCTCGAGCGCCCTCTGACCT is a window encoding:
- the MRPL4 gene encoding large ribosomal subunit protein uL4m isoform X2 is translated as MTSSAPVLRDCRLAIPSHRTAMQAWVESLRHYDDRHVGLADLHPDVFAVMPRVDILHSVAVWQRNYKRISYAKVKTRAEVRGGGKKPWAQKGSGRARHGSIRSPLWRGGGIIHGPRGPTSYYYMLPMKVRVLGLKVALTAKLMQDNLHIVDGLDMPTCDPQYLADLAQYRHWGQSVLIVDVNKMPENIMKAAASLKTITLVPALGLNVHSMLKHETLVLTLDTLAFLEEKLLWHDSRYTALYPFRLPYSDFP
- the MRPL4 gene encoding large ribosomal subunit protein uL4m isoform X1 encodes the protein MIRAGSRLWGRGAAARALSTVSGQPGHPEAPATSPRLQDAASQAEKPPPMTSSAPVLRDCRLAIPSHRTAMQAWVESLRHYDDRHVGLADLHPDVFAVMPRVDILHSVAVWQRNYKRISYAKVKTRAEVRGGGKKPWAQKGSGRARHGSIRSPLWRGGGIIHGPRGPTSYYYMLPMKVRVLGLKVALTAKLMQDNLHIVDGLDMPTCDPQYLADLAQYRHWGQSVLIVDVNKMPENIMKAAASLKTITLVPALGLNVHSMLKHETLVLTLDTLAFLEEKLLWHDSRYTALYPFRLPYSDFP